In the Arachis stenosperma cultivar V10309 chromosome 8, arast.V10309.gnm1.PFL2, whole genome shotgun sequence genome, TTGAAAACTTTTGAAATGGTTATCTGGTCGTCTTTGACATTTGCTTGATTTCcatcattttgattattattcCACCCACAAATTAGGACTAAAGAGGTGCCTTTTAgtgttattttaattattactcCAATGCATGTTGGCATGTGTGGTTTAggatgaaaaaaataagatactGTAATGGGAAAAATGgtaaacccataaccatttataaattttttaactgaAGGTTTGTTCTTTGCTTTGGAAATTAATGTACAGTGTTGTTGTCAAATATATCACCCCCTATTCCAATTtgttctttgttatttttttcgGTCTCATGTTAACGAATTTGAATTCTAAAACAATTTAGAGCATAGAAAACTTCATCTTTTATGAGCAGCAAGTGGAACATTGACTGTGCGACTTGAACTATTTGTAGTTGCCAAGACGAATAGAGATAGAGCTTCTTTGATTACTTGCTTCTTGGTGTTACTTTTAGTGCTAAGGTTTCACATGGATTAAGGGCTACTTTACCTGTTTGCTTACTCATTTACTCCCTCTGGAATGTTAGTTTCCTAACCGAggtttaattttattctaaatttgatggaaaagttttctttttattttttttgaaagttAGGCTTGACAATGGGATTATCTGCAAAGACATCTATGAAGATGTGAAAAAGTGACAATGTTTCGGATGACTACTGTGATATGGAGCTTGACGAGGTAAGTATTGGTGATGCAAgatttctaaaatattttacaagTATAGTggtttattattttctatttgtgATTGACTGTTGTTTTTGTGATGCAGATGGAGCATGCAAAAGATGATTTTGATGTCAATGATTATGGTGAGGAGGATGAGAAAGAACaaggagaagaggaagaagatggaGAGGAAAGAACAATTGTGGAAGACCAAAGTGGATGGAATAATGATGAGATGGAACAACTTGAGATACAAATGTCCCAAATCAGGTTAGATACAAATGTCTGTCTATCCTATATTTGGGTTGAAATACCAATATAATTTTCTAACTTGCTTTAATGATTCTATAGCTCATTATTTAATGTGAAATAGTTCATGTCAATTTacagagagagaaagagatgtaTATGACAAGTTTGGCTACACCTATCAGAATAGAGAAcagaataataaatatataggTAAACTTTGATTTTTGCTATTATCTGAATTTGGTGGTTTATGGAAGGACTTAAAGCCAAGATCTATCTAATTGATTTCACCTCCAGGGATTCACCCTCGACTTAAAGCTAAGATCAAAGGTGTATTTGTGCTGCAGTTTAATGACAAGACTATTTTATGTTGTATTATCTGGCAAGGGGTTACACTATTGACACAATCTTAAAGGTgacttttctatctttattcttTAATCTCTGATTCATTTTTAAATCTGTCTATAGGATTTGACTGAGaaataaggaagaagaaaagggtAGAACAGTACTATGAAAAAGAACTAAAAATCTATAACAATAACGATTAATTATTAGTCACACTTTGACTTAGAAGAGATGCATCTTCCAAGTAATTGATAGATTGGATAGTTGTGTTAAATAAAAAGTTTCTTCTATCCATAGGTTGGTCCATGTGATAGTGTCAATGCTGTCGAATTTGGAAAAGTTACAACCAAAGACATGTGATGGCAAAGCTAAATGAGTTTGATATGTTCAGTAGATTAGATAAACATTAAGAGCATTCTTGGGTTTCAATTTCAGTCGGATATACTTTTCATGCTCTGAATATAATGTGAATTAGA is a window encoding:
- the LOC130946558 gene encoding uncharacterized protein LOC130946558 — encoded protein: MFRMTTVIWSLTRWSMQKMILMSMIMVRRMRKNKEKRKKMERKEQLWKTKVDGIMMRWNNLRYKCPKSERERDVYDKFGYTYQNREQNNKYIGIHPRLKAKIKGVFVLQFNDKTILCCIIWQGVTLLTQS